The following nucleotide sequence is from Glycine max cultivar Williams 82 chromosome 9, Glycine_max_v4.0, whole genome shotgun sequence.
AGTCAAAATGTCCTCATGGAGTGCTTAAGGGAAAGAATTCTCTGAAGCTACTTATCTTGGATACACCCTATACTCATTATTCACTAATTGTTGCAGGCAGATAATCCTTATTGGCTGATTATtgcacttatttttttatactcttaTTCATCAGGCactgacaaacactctttgataccTAAAAGTGCATttggatagaaaattttaactaaagAAAGTAACTtattagagaatttgaatttttttaatctaaaatgtattgtttaaatttttcatgtgaaatttaaatttttgaaattttaaaacagaattttaaacaactaaaaatataaaattttaattttcttctaaaacgtgaaaaattgaaattttcttcttctatagaCACTCGCACCGCACCGAAACCTCTTGCTCGCAACCTCACATTCGCACTCTTGCTTTCACACTCGCAACCCCTTGCACTTACTCGCACTCACAACCTCACTTTCTCTCTTAGATTTGTCTCTCTCACGTGCTTGTCTACGTCATCATGAGAGAAACCGTCGAGGCACGTGACTTGGTTTGTTATGGCAGCGTTGATGAGAGTTTTGAGATCGTCAGTGTATAGAGTTTTCATGTTAGGATAGAGTTCAATGTTGTGATGTACTTCTCTAAGCTTATCGAGGGTTTCGTCAATGGTTTCGAGGCAATCGTAGAACACGATTGTCTCGCGTTTCATTAGGTCGTGTTTGATTAAGAGTTTCTTTATAGTGAAGTAGTTGTGCTCCACCGCGCGAAAGGTGATGCTTAGGGAGAGTTGAATGACATCGCGATGGTTGATGACTTTGTGAGTGACATTGGACTCAGAGACTATGACGGAGAAGCAAAATTTGAAATAGAATGTGgaacctaatttaaaattttgaaaatgaaaaatttgatttctttatccaaccacaaaattttgaaaataaaaaaatttcaattaaaatatttgaaccGTCTAAAAGATTTACCTGAAACTGAaactaaaacatcattttaacaTCCTCAAAGGAAGTTTGCATCTTATACACATTatctaacatatttttattataagaatataaaattctTCACCTAtgtaaaaatctaaaaataacttaaatccCGTGTGTTGCACGGGTTCAAACATATGACAACATTATGGTATCAAATCACACACTAATGTCCACACAAAAGAGAACCCAATACAACCAGCATTGTCACCGACAGGCTAATTTCAATTCAATGCTGAGCAGAGAACATTATGCCCAGAGCCTCACAAAACCATGAAATCTTAAATGATGCATCTATACAATTATGCAATAGCAACATTATTAAGCAGCTAGCAGTAACAAGGAATTGTTCTTGGAAACTCTCTATATCACCCCTTGATTGGTATTATTATCTCCCACTCCTTCATCATTCTTTCCTTCTAGACCGTTATCTTGATGGTCCACATCATAAGTTGCATGTACAGCCACAAAAAAATAGTACACAAACATAACAGCAGTGCAAATTAAGAACCTCCAATAAGCCTCAGAACTCAAGGATCCCATGAGAAAGAGGTTCGTGGCAACGGACAATGAGGGCAGCCACGGAACCAAGGGAACCCCCCACACCTTAGGAGCCCTCTGCTTAGGAAGAAAACTCATTCCCAAAGTGCCCAAAAACCAAACACAAGCAGCAACAGTGTAACCGATCCAACCCAGCTTCCCTGAGTGCCAAAGTGCAGCACCAACAACAGAAGAACCAATAATAACAAACAAGCACACAAGAACTCTGACCAAGTCACTCTTGGCAGTACTCTCCCTCACATAATATCTCCTCACAAGCAACGCAACGGCCATGagcatgaaaatgaaaagggtGCTGATAGAAAAAACACTAGACAAAACATCCAAGCTTGAGAAAAGAGCGATGACAGAGCTACTAATAGTGGTCAAGAGAGTGGCATTCACAGGGGTTCCGGTTTTCGGGTGAACCAATGCGAAAAAGGGTGGGATCATGTGCGACCTTGCAATCTGAGTAGTGTACCTAGCTTGCCCCATTGACCCAACAAGCAAGCTAGTAGTCATTCCCTTCAAGGCACAAAGGCTCACAAGGTACTTAGCCCAACTCATTCCAATTTGAACAAAAGCTACAGAATAAGCTGCATCAACGTCAATCTGGGTGTAATTAACCATAGTCACAAGGGATAATGCCATCAAGCAGTAAATAACAGTAATCATCGACAATGATCCAACTAAGCCAATAGGGATATCCCTCGAAGGGTTCTTTGTTTCTTCCGCCATGGTGGCAACCATGTCGAAACCGGAGTAGGACCAATACACTACTGCGGCGGCGTTGAAGACGCCGTCGACGCCGTAAGGGAGAAACGGCGTCAAGTTGGAGGCTTTTCCGTGGACGAAGCCGACTACGATGATGAAGGCGATGATGAAGACGGTGATGACGGAAGTGAGCCAGGTTAAGAGGGAGGTTCTGCGAGTGCCGCTGACGGCGATGCCATTGGCGATGAGGAGAACAGCGACGGCGAGAGGATCGAGCATGTCGAACCCGGGTTTGAAGGAGGGGACGTGGATTCGGAAGAAGTCGGGGTCGGATTTGACCATGCTGGCGAAGTACGAGGACCAGGAGCGCCCGAGGCCGGCAGCACCGACGAGGGCTTCGAGGAGAATGTTGCCGGCCGCCACGAAGGCGAGGAAGTCACCGAGCTCGATGCGGAGGAAGGAGAAGGAGCCGCCGGCGACGGGGATGTCGACGGCGAACTCGGTGTAGCAGAGGGCGGAGAGGAGGGCCGAGAAGCCGGAGGCGGCGTAGGATAGGACGATGGCAGGGCCGGCGTGGAGGCGGGCCTCCTGCCCGGTGACCACGAAGATGCCGGAACCCACCACGGACCCGAAGGCCAGCCAGGTCAGATCCCACCACGTGAGGCAGCGATTCATGCGGTGCTCGCTGGTGCGTGGGAGCACCAGGAGCTCGTGCGCGTCGCTCGACCGGTTCAGGAGCCGGTCCTTGAGGCGCGGACACGTGGCGGCCAGGGCTGCGCGGTAGGATTTCCCGTTCTCGAATGACTTCTCGGGGAAGAAGTCGCACTTGCTCCACCGCCAGTAGCTTCGGTGGTGCTCCGATGAGGACGAGGACGACGCCGGTTCCATCGTCACCGTCGAATAATGTCCGTTGGTGTGAACAGTGGCTGACTTTCACCAGATTCCAACTCTCTGTTCTTATTGGGTAGGTCATGGGCAgatatttttccattttataaGGGATCTCACTGTAGCCGATATTCCACACGAGGTTCACgatttaacaattttattataagtGGAAAGACGCTCAAGGAGTAGATCTCATGCAGAGTTCAAAACTTTCCATCTGAATTACC
It contains:
- the LOC100811241 gene encoding cationic amino acid transporter 8, vacuolar; the encoded protein is MEPASSSSSSEHHRSYWRWSKCDFFPEKSFENGKSYRAALAATCPRLKDRLLNRSSDAHELLVLPRTSEHRMNRCLTWWDLTWLAFGSVVGSGIFVVTGQEARLHAGPAIVLSYAASGFSALLSALCYTEFAVDIPVAGGSFSFLRIELGDFLAFVAAGNILLEALVGAAGLGRSWSSYFASMVKSDPDFFRIHVPSFKPGFDMLDPLAVAVLLIANGIAVSGTRRTSLLTWLTSVITVFIIAFIIVVGFVHGKASNLTPFLPYGVDGVFNAAAVVYWSYSGFDMVATMAEETKNPSRDIPIGLVGSLSMITVIYCLMALSLVTMVNYTQIDVDAAYSVAFVQIGMSWAKYLVSLCALKGMTTSLLVGSMGQARYTTQIARSHMIPPFFALVHPKTGTPVNATLLTTISSSVIALFSSLDVLSSVFSISTLFIFMLMAVALLVRRYYVRESTAKSDLVRVLVCLFVIIGSSVVGAALWHSGKLGWIGYTVAACVWFLGTLGMSFLPKQRAPKVWGVPLVPWLPSLSVATNLFLMGSLSSEAYWRFLICTAVMFVYYFFVAVHATYDVDHQDNGLEGKNDEGVGDNNTNQGVI